A segment of the Peptoclostridium acidaminophilum DSM 3953 genome:
AAAGGACCAAAGCCGAATCAATATACTCCTCCTGGGCGTTGACAGTCTCGAGGGTGAAGGTAACGAAGCTACAAGAACCGATACGATGATACTTTTTTCTTTTGACCCCAAGACTGACACGGCGGCAATGATATCCATACCGAGGGATACCAGGGTCAAGCTAAGGGGCAGGAGTGGTTATGTAAAGATTAATTCAGCCCACGTGTACGGAGGGGTAGACCTTTCGGTAAAAACAGTCAAGGAGCTTCTTGGAGTGCCCGTGCACCACTACATAAAGGTGGATTACCAGGCTCTTTTCAAGACGGTGGATGACATAGGCGGAGTAGAGGTGGATGTGCCGATAAGGATGAAATATGACGATCCTTATGCAACACCGCAGCTGCACATAGATCTGCAAAAGGGCGTTCAGGTGCTCGATGGGAAAAAAGCCATGCAGTTTTTGAGATTCAGAAAAGGCAACAGAGGCTATCCAAGCTATCCCGATCAGGACCTTGGCAGAATTCAATCTCAGCAGGCTTTCATGCAATCCCTGCTAAAGAAGGTGCTTAGCCCTTCGTCGATACTCAAGGTGCCTGACTACATCGAGACGCTTCACATGTATGTGGAATCTGATATGAAGGTCAACGACATGGTGAAAATAGCCTACAAGGGCAAAAAAGTGAACGCAGACGATATAACCAAGGTGACGCTGCCGGGCGAGCCTGCAACAATAGGGGGCGTGGCTTATTATCAGGCGGATATGGACGAGCTGGACGAAATCAAGGCTCAGATATTCCCTGTAGAGTAAAGGGGTGATTATAATGAATGATGAAATCAGGTCGCTTGTAAAGACTATTTACGAGTCCATAGATGACAAGCTGGGTGAAGACATAAAAATACTCAACCTGAGCGGACTTTCGCCAATTGCCGACTACTTTGTTATAGCAACTGCAGGCTCGGACAGACAGGCGAAGGCTATAGTCAAGGAGATTGAAGACAACCTTGCAAAACGAGGAGTTTTTGCAAGGGGAAGGGAAGGCCTTGCAAGCGCGGCATGGATACTCCTTGATTTTGGTGATATTATAGTTCATATATTTAAAGGTGAGGAAAGAAAATTCTATGACCTTGAACGAATATGGAAGGATGCCAAGGACGAAAAAATCGAAAATCTTTAAATTTAATCTTAGCACTTGATATTAGGCAACAGTTTTTATATAATAATTTCTAATGAACAGTTCAATATAATGAGGAAGTCTGGAGCAGTAGAGGATTTTCATTGTTTCTCAGAGAGCTGGTGTACGGTGAAAACCAGCATATGAAGCCCTTGAACTTGCCAGGCAAATTTCCTCGGGTTGGCTGCCTTTAAATAGCCTTTGAGAGGGACTGATTTTTTATTGGTCCAATTAGGGTGGTACCGCGAAAAGATCTAGTCCTTTCGTCCCTAACCGGGATGAGAGGACTTTTTATTTTTTGAGAAAAAACAGGAGGTGCAGTATGTCAACATACAATTTTAGCAGCATAGAAAAGAAATGGCAGAAAATATGGGATGAAACTGAAGCCTTTAAAACAGTTGAAAATGAAAAGCCTAAGTACTACGTGCTTGAAATGTTTCCTTACCCTTCGGGCAAGATTCACATGGGTCACGTAAGGAACTATTCTATAGGCGATGTAGTTGCAAGATTCCTTAAAATGAACGGATATAATGTGCTCCACCCTATGGGCTGGGATGCTTTCGGACTGCCTGCTGAAAATGCGGCAATAAAGCATGGATTTCACCCTTACAAGTGGACTATGGAGAACATGGATGAAATGAGAACACAGCTGAAGCTGCTAGGCCTTAGCTATGACTGGGACAGAGAGATAGGCACATGCCATCCCGACTACTACAAGTGGACGCAGCATATTTTCCTCAAGTTCTTCGAAAAAGGTCTTGCGTACAAGAAGAAATATCCTGTGAACTGGTGCCCTTCGTGCGAGACGGTGCTTGCCAACGAGCAGGTTGTAGGCGGAGAATGTGAAAGATGCTCATCTGTTGTTGTCAAAAGAGACTTGGAGCAGTGGTATCTTAAGATTACCGACTACGCTGAGGAGCTGCTTGCAGATCTTGACAAGCTTGACGGCTGGCCTGACAAGGTAAAGACTATGCAGAAAAACTGGATAGGCAAGAGCATAGGCGCCGAGGCTGACTTCCCGATAGAAGGCTTCGACAAGAGCATGAAGATATTCACAACCAGGCCGGACACCATATACGGCGTTACCTGCATGGTGCTTGCTCCTGAGCATGAATATGTGGACCAGCTTGTTGCGGGTACAAAGTACGAGGAGCCGGTGAAAGAGTTCAAGCTTAAAATGCAGCTCATGAGCGAGATAGAGAGAACCTCAAACGAAGCCGAAAAAGAGGGCGTTTTCATAGGCAGATATGCCATAAACCCTGTAAACGGAGCCAAGGTGCCTATATACATAGCCAACTACGTGCTTGCCGATTACGGAACAGGCGCCATAATGGTTGTGCCTGCGCACGACGAGCGGGACAGGGAATTCGCAACTAAATACGGAATAGATATAATAGATGTAATAGACGAAGACGGCAAAACCATAAACTCGGCAGAGTTCAGCGGACTAGACTACAAGGAGGCTGGAGAGAGGATTACAGCCAGGCTGGAAGAAATGGGCATAGGCAATAAGACTGTAAACTTCAGACTCAGAGACTGGCTGATATCAAGGCAAAGATACTGGGGCTGCCCTATACCTGTTGTATACTGCGACAAATGCGGCATAGTGCCAGTGACGGAAGCGAGCCTGCCTGTGATGCTGCCAACAGACGTAGTATTCAGCGGCAAGGGCGAATCTCCGCTTACAACCTCAGAGGAGTTCATGTATACTGAATGTCCTTGCTGCGGCGGAAAGGCGAAGAGGGAAACCGACACAATGGATACCTTCATAGATTCATCGTGGTATTTCCTGAGATTTATAGATCCTAAGAATGAGAACCTGCCTTTTGACAAGCAGCTGGTTCAAAACTGGATGCCGGTAGACCAGTATATAGGAGGAGTAGAGCACGCAATACTTCACCTTCTGTACTCGAGATTTTTTGTAAAGGCGCTCAGGGACTGCGGAATGCTCGGTTTTGACGAACCGTTCAAAAACCTGCTTACTCAGGGCATGGTACTTAAGGATGGCTCAAAGATGTCTAAATCCAAGGGCAATGTTGTAAGCCCTATAGAGATAATCGAAAAATACGGCGCAGACACTGCAAGGCTCTTCATATTGTTCGCGGCTCCGCCTGAGAGGGATCTTGAGTGGTCAGACCAGGCTGTTGAAGGCTGCTACAGATTTATAAACAGGGTATGGAGGCTTGCCAGCGATATATTTGAAATGGACGGCGCAGCCGCTTCATCTGAATTTACAAAGGAAGACAAGCAGATGAGCTACGCGCTTAACGCAGCCATAAAGAAAGTCACAGACGACGTTTCGGGAAGATTCAACTTCAACACTGCAATATCTGCGCTTATGGAGCTAATCAACGAGATGTACAAGTACAAGGACCTTCCAGGCAGAAAGCCGGAGCTTCTCAAATCATCACTTGATAGCCTTGTTCTTATGATAGCGCCATTCATACCTCACGCGGCAGAAGAGCTGTGGGAGATGAGCGGCAAGCAGGGAAGCGTTCATGAGCAGGCATGGCCTTCATATGATGAAAATGCGCTCATAAAGGATGAGGTTGAGGTGGTAATACAAATAAACGGCAAGGTTAGAGGCAAGATGAGCATACCGTCGGGAGTCTCAAAGGAAGAGATGGAAAAGCTTGCATTGGATGACGGCAGAATTAAGGAGCTTGTGGATGGAAAGAGCATAGCAAAGCTCATAGTTGTGCCAGGAAAGCTTGTTAACATAGTCGTGAAATAGAAATCAAGCTAAGACGGGGAGACATCCCCGTCTTTTTTAAAACGGGGGCGATTGAATGATTGGAACACTAGTCAATGTGGCTGCGATAGTTGCGGGCAGTTTTGCCGGGATAATGATAAGGGGAATGAACACAGAAAAGTTCAGCGACACTGTAATAAAGGGGATAGCGCTGTGCGTAGTCCTCATCGGAATTAGCGGAGCTCTCGAGGAAGCCAACCTGCTGCTTGTTATATTCTCCATAGTCATAGGCGGTGTAATTGGCGAAGTAATAGATATAGACCATAAGCTGATAAGGTTTGGGGAACGCCTCGAGGAACTCTTCAAGGGAAGAGGCGGCAAGGTTGCGGAAGGCTTTGTAAGCTGCACGCTAATATACTGCGTTGGAGCGATGGCGATAGTGGGGGCGCTAGAAAGCGGGCTCAAGGGCGACCACAGCACGCTGTTTGCAAAATCAGTTCTGGATGGTGTGTCTGCCATAATATTCGCATCCACAATGGGCATAGGAGTGATGATATCGGCCATTTCAGTGCTAATATACCAGGGCGCGATAACTCTCGGGGCCGGATTTCTCAAGGGCATACTAACGCAGCAGGTAATATCCGATATGAGCGTTGTGGGAAGCTTGCTCATATTGGGGATAGGCCTTAACATACTCGGTGTCAGCAAGATAAAGATTGCAAATCTTCTGCCGGCTATACTCGTGCCTGTTGCATACCATCTTATCATGGGAATGATATGATATATCGATTATTTTCTGATAATTTAAAATTAATGTTGTAAAAAGGCAGTATGTATAGTAGAATATTAGACGTTAAGTAATTTACATAATTGAATATTCGTTATTGGATTTGACCTTGTTTAGAGGAGCTTTAATTAAGAGTATTTCCGCGGAGCCGGCAAGCTGTGAAGAGGAATGAAAGGAATTGAAGCCGAAGGAGGATTAGTGCCATCTAATCATCCTGGCTGTGCGTAGAACATGCGTATGGTTGTCATCCGAATCAGGATGGAGAGCTAAAAGGGTTTGTCGAGTGCTTATATGAATGCAGCTTGGGCAAAACCTTTGTTGCATTTTTTTAATTTTTGGAGGTGTTGAGATGAATATTGTTGTTCAAAAGTACGGGGGAAGTTCGGTTGCTACGCCAGAAAAAATAAAATGCATAGCATCGACTGTTATCAAGCGCAAGGAAGCCGGAGATTCTATGGTTGTTGTAGTCTCCGCAATGGGTAAAAGTACAGACCAGCTTATAGCACTTGCAAAGAGCATAAGCGAAAAGCCAAGCAAGAGGGAGCTTGACGCGCTTATATCCACAGGAGAGATGGTTTCGAGCTCGCTGCTTTCAATGGCGATACAGGAAATGGGCCATGACGCGGTATCTCTGAATGCATACCAGATAGCCATAAAGACAGACGGGACATACGGCAAATCAATAATACAGAGCATAGATGACAGCGTCATAAAAAAACATCTTGAGGAAGGAAGGATTGTTGTAGTCGCGGGATTCCAGGGGATATCCGAATCATACGACCTGACAACTCTTGGCAGGGGCGGATCGGATACGACAGCAGTGGCAATCGCTGCAAGAGTGGGAGGCGTATGCGAGATATACACCGATGTGGAAGGCATATACTCACTAGACCCAAGGCTTTACAGTGAAGCCAAGAAGCTCGAAGAGATAAGCTATGAGGAGATGGTGGAGCTTTCAGTTCTGGGAGCCAAGGTAATGCATTCAAGGTCGGTTGAGCTGGCACAAAAGTACAACATACCAATATACGTGGGCATGAGCTGCAGCGATACTAAGGGAACATACATTAGGGAGGTTAAAAACATGGAAAACAAGCCTATAACAGGAATAGCAGTATCTGACGCCGATGTGGCGGTTACTCTGGAAAATATAGATTTTGACATAAATCTGCTGGCTGACATATTCGAATCTATAGCCAACAAGAAAATAAACATAGACATAATAAGCCAGACAGCCCCGCTTCATGGAAAAGTGAACCTGTCGTTTACAATACCTGCCGAGGAGTTGGACGAGTGCATAAATACAGTGTCGAAGTTTGCTTCAAAGGAAGATATAATAGTTGATGAGGACATCACCAAGTTCTCGGTTGTCGGGATAGGCATGAAGACAACTTCGGGGGTGGCTTCGAAGATATTCAAGATATTCAAGGAAAACAGCGTTCAGGTTAAGATGATTACAACATCTGAAATAAAGATAACATGCGCTATAAAGAGGGAAGACAAGAGCAAGGCAGTGGAAATAATAGCCAGGGAATTCAATCTTTAAGCCGGGAGAGGTGCTAATGATAACTTTTGGAAATTATAGCGTAGAAGGCAACAGTCTCTGCCTGCAGGGCAGAAAGCTTTCTGACATGGCGAGGGAATACGGCACGCCTTTATATGTATACGACGAGGACTATATAAGGGACAATGCAAGAAGATTCAAAAACAGCTTCGAAAGGGGCAAGAACATTGTAACTTATGCCGGCAAGGCCTTTTTGACTCTTGAAATATGCAGGATCATGAATCAGGAAGGGCTTTCTCTGGACGTGGTGTCGTCTGGAGAACTTTACACAGCTTTTAAGGCAGGTTTCCCCATGGAGAGGGTTCTTTTCCACGGGAACAACAAGACCAGGGAAGAGATTGAACTGGGCGTTGAGCTTGGAATAGGCAGATTTGTGGCCGACAATTTCAGGGAGCTCAGCCTGATAGACGAAATTTCAAGGAGCAAGGGCAGGGTTTCAAGCGTTATACTGCGCATAACTCCGGGAATAGATGCACATACTCATGATTATATAAAAACAGGCATGATTGATTCTAAATTCGGATTCTCGATAGTTGAAAAGCAATACATCGAGGCGGCAAAAATGGCGATGCAGCTCGAAAACATCGACCTCAAGGGGATACACTGCCACATCGGCTCGCAGATATTCGACCTGGATCCTTTCTATGATGCCGGAGGGGTCATGCTTGGACTCTACAAGGAGATAATGGATGAAACCGGGGCTAAGCTTGAGGAACTAGACCTGGGAGGCGGCTTTGGCTGCTACTATATTGACGGCGACAATCCCCTTGAAATAGAGGAGTACGTTGAAACAATACTTAAATCGGCCGCTGAAAACGCCGCCAGACTCGGAATAAAGGAGCCAAGGCTTATTATAGAGCCGGGCAGGTCTATGGTCAACAATTCCTGTGTGACGCTATATACTGTAGGAGCGATAAAAGAAATTCCGGGAGTGAAAAAGTATGTTGCAGTAGACGGCGGAATGGCTGACAACATAAGACCGGCGCTTTACCAGGCGCAGTATGACGCTGTGCTTGCAGACAGGGTAGACGATGAAAAAGTTGAAACTGTTGCGATAGCTGGTAAAAGCTGCGAGAGCGGAGACATACTGATAAATGAAATTAAAATGCCTCTTATAGAAGAGGATGAGATACTCGCTGTGCTTTATACAGGAGCCTACGGCTATTCAATGGCCAGCAACTATAACCTTATAAGAAAGCCTGCTGTGGTTTTCGTTTCCAAAGAAGGCGTCAAGGTTGCAGTCAGAAGACAGACATACGACGATATGCTAAGAGAACAAGTATAATTGTTCTCTGTAGACCGCCAAAAGGCGGTCTTTGTTTTTAATTTAACTATGATAGGCATCGCATTTATATTATAATATAATATAAATATGGCTCTGATTTGTAGAATATTGACAATAATATAAAAGATGGGGAGGAATTGAAATGAGTAAAGAATTCATAAGCACAGTGAAGGCACCTGCAGCAGTAGGCCCATATTCTCAGGCTGTTAAGGCGGGAAACATGGTGTTCGTATCGGGGCAAATCCCGTTTGTTCCGGAAACTATGGAGCTTGTTTCGGAAGATGTACAGGAGCAGACGGCAAGATCTCTTGAAAACGTTGTAGCTATACTTGAAGCTGCCGGAGCTTCAATAAAGGATGTTGTGAAGGTTTCTGTTTTCATAAAGGACATGAATGATTTCGGTAAAATAAATGAAGTGTATGAGAAGTATTTTGGCGACCATAAGCCTGCAAGAGCGTGCGTTGAAGTTGCAAGGCTCCCTAAGGATGTAAAGGTTGAAATAGAAGCAATAGCTGTTGTTGACTAGTAAATTTGCTTACATATGACTGCCGAGTATATCGGCAGTCATAATATTATCGGCATGAAAGAGGGAAGATATGAAAAATTATAGTGTATTCGATGTAATAGGACCAAGAATGATAGGTCCTTCAAGCTCGCATACTGCGGGAGCCGCAAGGATAGCTCTGGCAGCTCGAAAAGTAGCGCATGAAAAAATTAAAAGCGTAAAATTTTATCTTCACGGTTCATTTGCACAGACATACAAGGGACACGGCACTGACAAGGCTCTTGTGGGTGGTTTCATGGGATTTGCCACTGATGATGAGCGCATAAGAAATTCTTTTGAAATTGCCAGGGAAAACGGACTTGAATTTGAATTCATTCCCACAAACCTGGGCGAGGAGTTCCACCCCAATACAGTTAAGGTCGTAATGACTAAATACGATGGCTCTACTCTCGAAGTAATAGGAGAGTCGATTGGCGGGGGCAACATAAAGATAGTAGGCATAAACGGACTGGAGCTTGAATTTACAGGATCGTTCTCAACTTTGATAGTAAAGCAATGGGACAAGCCGGGAGCGGCAGCGCATATAACAAGCTGTGTTGCAAAAAACGACATTAACATAGCCTTCATGAGGATTTACAGAGAAGAAAAAGGCGAAAACGCATTCACAATAATAGAAGCGGACAATGACATACCTGATGCGGTTGTAGCGGACATCAAATCGGATAAGGCTATTATTCAGGATGCATTCATAATAAGGCTTTAAAAGGACTGAAAATTCGCACAATATCCAGTTAAGGAAAGGTGAATAAATTGAATTTTAAATCTGGAAGAGAATTACTTGAGAAGTGTACAGAAAATGGCATAGGCATAGCCGAGGCATGCATAGTTAGGGAAATGGAGCTATACGGAAGAAGCAGGGAAGAAATAATAGCTGACATGGATAAAAGCTACAGGATCATGAGAAAGGCAGTAGAAAGAGGAGTTACGGAAGATCTTGTTTCTATGGGAGGCCTTATAGGCGGCGAGGCTAAAAAGCTAAAAACAAGAAGAGAAAGCACTGCGCCAGTCTGTGGCTCAATTGTATCAAAAGCAATGGGAGCGGCGATGGGAGTGATGGAAGTAAACGCTTCAATGGGTCTTATAGTGGCGGCACCAACAGCGGGCTCGTGCGGAATACTTCCGGGGGCTCTTATAACGGCAGCCGACGAGTTTGGCAAGAGCGACGAAGAAATAGTAAATGCGCTCTTCACAGCAGCTGCCATAGGAATAATAATAACTAGAAATGCAACTGTTTCTGGCGCTGAAGGCGGATGCCAGGCTGAAACAGGAGCTGCTGCGGGAATGGCTGCAGCCGGAATAGTCGAGCTTATGGGAGGCACTCCGGAGCAGGCGCTTGACGCAGCTGCAATATGCCTCAAGAACATAATGGGTTTGATATGTGATCCTATAGCTGGACTTGTAGAGGCTCCATGCCAGAAGAGGAATGCAATAGGCGTTGCAAATGCGCTTATAAGCTCGGAGCTTGTGCTTGCGGGAATAGGCAGCATAGTGCCCTTTGATGAAGTGGTGCAGTCCATGTATGAGGTGGGCAAAAGATTGCCTATGGAATTCAGGGAAACAGCGCTTGGCGGCGTTGCAAGCTCTCCTACGGGATGCACGCTTTGCAGCAGGATATTTAAATAAAATTATGAATAAAAAAACTGTGGTTTCAGATCTTGATTCCACAGTTTTTTTATTCTCTTATTTCGTAATCGCCTAAACTGTCATAGCTGGTTTGCTGCCGAGCAATGAATAGTGTCCGTATTTTGAGGCGTCATACTCGTTTTCAGATGTGGCGGAGATTATGATTTCGATTTCATACTTTTGCGAAATTCTCTCAAGTTCTTCTAAACAAGGCTCGATATTGCTGCAGTTTACAGATACGATTTTGTTCAGGTCATCGATATATATCTTTTCGATGTCGTAATCTTTGCTTATTATGCCGCACAAAAATCCGGAAAAATTGCTAAGGCTGTCGATTTCGTATTCGTTTGCAGGAATGAGGCGTATGCTTCTATGTAGGTCGTGAATATGCCTGTTGTCCTTGTCGATGAAAACCAGCTCCCCCTTAAGGTTTCCGATTTCATCGTTGGCCATGTCTATCATTTTCTTAGTCTTGCCAGAACCAGCCTTGTCCAGAAGCAATCTTATCATTGGAATCTCCTCCTTAATAATAAAGTTCATTGTTAATTGGATTCCCCAAAAGGACAGACTTAAACATAAATAATTA
Coding sequences within it:
- the leuS gene encoding leucine--tRNA ligase, which produces MSTYNFSSIEKKWQKIWDETEAFKTVENEKPKYYVLEMFPYPSGKIHMGHVRNYSIGDVVARFLKMNGYNVLHPMGWDAFGLPAENAAIKHGFHPYKWTMENMDEMRTQLKLLGLSYDWDREIGTCHPDYYKWTQHIFLKFFEKGLAYKKKYPVNWCPSCETVLANEQVVGGECERCSSVVVKRDLEQWYLKITDYAEELLADLDKLDGWPDKVKTMQKNWIGKSIGAEADFPIEGFDKSMKIFTTRPDTIYGVTCMVLAPEHEYVDQLVAGTKYEEPVKEFKLKMQLMSEIERTSNEAEKEGVFIGRYAINPVNGAKVPIYIANYVLADYGTGAIMVVPAHDERDREFATKYGIDIIDVIDEDGKTINSAEFSGLDYKEAGERITARLEEMGIGNKTVNFRLRDWLISRQRYWGCPIPVVYCDKCGIVPVTEASLPVMLPTDVVFSGKGESPLTTSEEFMYTECPCCGGKAKRETDTMDTFIDSSWYFLRFIDPKNENLPFDKQLVQNWMPVDQYIGGVEHAILHLLYSRFFVKALRDCGMLGFDEPFKNLLTQGMVLKDGSKMSKSKGNVVSPIEIIEKYGADTARLFILFAAPPERDLEWSDQAVEGCYRFINRVWRLASDIFEMDGAAASSEFTKEDKQMSYALNAAIKKVTDDVSGRFNFNTAISALMELINEMYKYKDLPGRKPELLKSSLDSLVLMIAPFIPHAAEELWEMSGKQGSVHEQAWPSYDENALIKDEVEVVIQINGKVRGKMSIPSGVSKEEMEKLALDDGRIKELVDGKSIAKLIVVPGKLVNIVVK
- a CDS encoding aspartate kinase, which encodes MNIVVQKYGGSSVATPEKIKCIASTVIKRKEAGDSMVVVVSAMGKSTDQLIALAKSISEKPSKRELDALISTGEMVSSSLLSMAIQEMGHDAVSLNAYQIAIKTDGTYGKSIIQSIDDSVIKKHLEEGRIVVVAGFQGISESYDLTTLGRGGSDTTAVAIAARVGGVCEIYTDVEGIYSLDPRLYSEAKKLEEISYEEMVELSVLGAKVMHSRSVELAQKYNIPIYVGMSCSDTKGTYIREVKNMENKPITGIAVSDADVAVTLENIDFDINLLADIFESIANKKINIDIISQTAPLHGKVNLSFTIPAEELDECINTVSKFASKEDIIVDEDITKFSVVGIGMKTTSGVASKIFKIFKENSVQVKMITTSEIKITCAIKREDKSKAVEIIAREFNL
- the sdaAB gene encoding L-serine ammonia-lyase, iron-sulfur-dependent subunit beta; this translates as MKNYSVFDVIGPRMIGPSSSHTAGAARIALAARKVAHEKIKSVKFYLHGSFAQTYKGHGTDKALVGGFMGFATDDERIRNSFEIARENGLEFEFIPTNLGEEFHPNTVKVVMTKYDGSTLEVIGESIGGGNIKIVGINGLELEFTGSFSTLIVKQWDKPGAAAHITSCVAKNDINIAFMRIYREEKGENAFTIIEADNDIPDAVVADIKSDKAIIQDAFIIRL
- a CDS encoding RidA family protein, giving the protein MSKEFISTVKAPAAVGPYSQAVKAGNMVFVSGQIPFVPETMELVSEDVQEQTARSLENVVAILEAAGASIKDVVKVSVFIKDMNDFGKINEVYEKYFGDHKPARACVEVARLPKDVKVEIEAIAVVD
- the lysA gene encoding diaminopimelate decarboxylase, with amino-acid sequence MITFGNYSVEGNSLCLQGRKLSDMAREYGTPLYVYDEDYIRDNARRFKNSFERGKNIVTYAGKAFLTLEICRIMNQEGLSLDVVSSGELYTAFKAGFPMERVLFHGNNKTREEIELGVELGIGRFVADNFRELSLIDEISRSKGRVSSVILRITPGIDAHTHDYIKTGMIDSKFGFSIVEKQYIEAAKMAMQLENIDLKGIHCHIGSQIFDLDPFYDAGGVMLGLYKEIMDETGAKLEELDLGGGFGCYYIDGDNPLEIEEYVETILKSAAENAARLGIKEPRLIIEPGRSMVNNSCVTLYTVGAIKEIPGVKKYVAVDGGMADNIRPALYQAQYDAVLADRVDDEKVETVAIAGKSCESGDILINEIKMPLIEEDEILAVLYTGAYGYSMASNYNLIRKPAVVFVSKEGVKVAVRRQTYDDMLREQV
- the rsfS gene encoding ribosome silencing factor yields the protein MNDEIRSLVKTIYESIDDKLGEDIKILNLSGLSPIADYFVIATAGSDRQAKAIVKEIEDNLAKRGVFARGREGLASAAWILLDFGDIIVHIFKGEERKFYDLERIWKDAKDEKIENL
- a CDS encoding DUF554 domain-containing protein gives rise to the protein MIGTLVNVAAIVAGSFAGIMIRGMNTEKFSDTVIKGIALCVVLIGISGALEEANLLLVIFSIVIGGVIGEVIDIDHKLIRFGERLEELFKGRGGKVAEGFVSCTLIYCVGAMAIVGALESGLKGDHSTLFAKSVLDGVSAIIFASTMGIGVMISAISVLIYQGAITLGAGFLKGILTQQVISDMSVVGSLLILGIGLNILGVSKIKIANLLPAILVPVAYHLIMGMI
- the sdaAA gene encoding L-serine ammonia-lyase, iron-sulfur-dependent, subunit alpha; the protein is MNFKSGRELLEKCTENGIGIAEACIVREMELYGRSREEIIADMDKSYRIMRKAVERGVTEDLVSMGGLIGGEAKKLKTRRESTAPVCGSIVSKAMGAAMGVMEVNASMGLIVAAPTAGSCGILPGALITAADEFGKSDEEIVNALFTAAAIGIIITRNATVSGAEGGCQAETGAAAGMAAAGIVELMGGTPEQALDAAAICLKNIMGLICDPIAGLVEAPCQKRNAIGVANALISSELVLAGIGSIVPFDEVVQSMYEVGKRLPMEFRETALGGVASSPTGCTLCSRIFK
- a CDS encoding LCP family protein; its protein translation is MRYFVKVFAISFIIFTMTMSAGLIFVTSKIDSAPAQDDFAGNPVELDEKDQSRINILLLGVDSLEGEGNEATRTDTMILFSFDPKTDTAAMISIPRDTRVKLRGRSGYVKINSAHVYGGVDLSVKTVKELLGVPVHHYIKVDYQALFKTVDDIGGVEVDVPIRMKYDDPYATPQLHIDLQKGVQVLDGKKAMQFLRFRKGNRGYPSYPDQDLGRIQSQQAFMQSLLKKVLSPSSILKVPDYIETLHMYVESDMKVNDMVKIAYKGKKVNADDITKVTLPGEPATIGGVAYYQADMDELDEIKAQIFPVE